In a genomic window of Tursiops truncatus isolate mTurTru1 chromosome 7, mTurTru1.mat.Y, whole genome shotgun sequence:
- the AGXT gene encoding alanine--glyoxylate aminotransferase, protein MASHPLLVAPPEALSKPLSLPSRLLLGPGPSNLTPRVMAAGGRQTIGHMHKEMFQIMDEIKQGIQYVFQTRNPLTLAISGSGHCALEAALFNLLEPGDSFLVGVNGIWGQRAQDIGERIGARVHPMIKDPGGHFTLREVEEALAQHKPVLLFLTQGESSSGVLQPLDGYGELCHRYQCLLLVDSVASLGGVPIYMDQQGIDVLYSGSQKVLNAPAGTSLISFSDKAKNKIYTRKTKPFSFYLDIKWLANFWGCDDKPRLYHHTTPVVSLYSLRESLAHLAEQGLEKSWQQHREASEYLHGRLQGLGLQLFVKDPAIRLPTVTTVAAPAGYDWRDLVSYVMDHFSIEITGGLGPSVGKVLRIGLLGCNASRENVDRVIGALQEALQRCPRNKL, encoded by the exons ATGGCCTCCCACCCACTGCTGGTGGCCCCCCCAGAAGCCCTGAGTAAGCCCCTGTCCCTCCCCAGCCGGCTTCTGCTGGGGCCCGGCCCCTCTAACCTGACCCCCCGCGTCATGGCGGCTGGGGGGAGGCAGACAATAGGACACATGCACAAGGAGATGTTCCAG ATCATGGACGAGATCAAGCAAGGCATCCAGTACGTGTTCCAGACCCGGAACCCCCTCACGCTGGCCATCAGCGGCTCGGGGCACTGCGCACTGGAGGCCGCCCTGTTCAACCTCCTGGAGCCGGGGGACTCCTTCCTGGTCGGGGTCAACGGCATCTGGGGGCAGCGGGCCCAGGACATCGGGGAGCGCATCG GAGCCCGCGTACACCCCATGATCAAGGACCCTGGAGGCCACTTCACGCTGCGGGAGGTGGAGGAG GCCCTGGCCCAGCACAAGCCCGTGCTGCTGTTCCTGACCCAGGGAGAGTCATCCAGTGGCGTGCTGCAGCCCCTCGATGGCTATGGGGAGCTCTGCCACAG gtaCCAGTGCCTGCTGCTGGTGGACTCGGTGGCATCCCTGGGCGGGGTCCCCATCTACATGGACCAGCAGG GCATCGATGTCTTATACTCGGGCTCCCAGAAGGTCCTGAACGCCCCTGCAGGCACCTCGCTCATCTCCTTCAGCGACAAGGCCAA AAATAAGATCTACACTCGGAAGACCAAGCCCTTCTCCTTCTACCTGGACATCAAGTGGCTGGCCAACTTCTGGGGCTGTGACGACAAGCCCAGGCT ATACCATCACACCACCCCCGTCGTCAGCCTGTACAGCCTGAGAGAGAGCCTGGCCCATCTAGCAGAGCAG ggccTGGAGAAGAGCTGGCAGCAGCACCGCGAGGCCTCAGAGTACCTGCACGGGCGCCTGCAGGGGCTGGGCCTACAGCTCTTCGTGAAGGATCCG GCGATCCGTCTGCCCACCGTCACCACCGTGGCCGCACCTGCGGGCTACGACTGGAGAGACCTCGTCAGCTACGTCATGGACCACTTCAGCATCGAGATCACGGGCGGCCTCGGGCCCTCGGTGGGGAAG GTGCTGCGGATCGGCCTGCTGGGCTGTAACGCCTCCCGGGAGAACGTGGACCGAGTGATTGGGGCCCTGCAGGAGGCCCTGCAGCGCTGCCCCCGGAACAAGCTGTGA